The following proteins come from a genomic window of Crassostrea angulata isolate pt1a10 chromosome 1, ASM2561291v2, whole genome shotgun sequence:
- the LOC128176255 gene encoding uncharacterized protein LOC128176255 produces the protein MLKVRKTHCAYSKTLYEEDRSLFNCQVSPNIYHCIKDNRNRSIEICIQPVWVKPNYCPEYITGSYNLDVVPCNESTRSCPDVEFLSNEVYKYPVCLNTTFIPDQSMTGDEQVSKDNVLPLPWILVGVVLLFICLFIACCVVWCRNRRNFKRKEFQRRCEESNPLLLQFGLLKRRFN, from the exons ATGTTAAAGGTACGAAAAACGCATTGCGCGTATAGCAAAACACTGTATGAAGAGGATAGATCTTTATTTAACTGTCAGGTTTCACCAAATATCTATCATTGTATCAAAGATAATAGGAACAGATCCATTGAGATATGCATACAGCCGGTCTGGGTCAAACCAA ACTATTGCCCAGAATACATCACTGGTTCCTACAATCTCGATGTAGTTCCTTGTAATGAGTCCACAAGATCGTGTCCAGACGTAGAGTTTCTGTCAAATGAAGTCTACAAGT ATCCTGTATGTTTAAATACAACATTTATTCCGGATCAGAGTATGACAGGGGATGAACA AGTTTCTAAAGATAATGTCCTACCGCTTCCATGGATCCTTGTTGGAGTGGTATTATTATTCATCTGTCTTTTCATTGCATGCTGTGTTGTGTGGTGCCGAAATCGGCGAAATTTTAAGAGAA AAGAATTTCAGAGGCGATGTGAAGAAAGTAATCCACTGCTTCTACAATTTG GTCTCCTGAAACGAAGGTTCAACTGA
- the LOC128171590 gene encoding uncharacterized protein LOC128171590: MTGDEQVSKDNVLPLLWILVGVVLIFICLLFIAWRVVWRIRRNFTRTSEEPFYKSAAFHKGVNFLENGGKLLCLVGQWGSGKTSTAKQVYISVTNTHPIIIQNSSTFDVGNQPVIFDGAILKEITNVEKDQLGEKIKTLFENMSHSGTQPFIIITLDEDMEHLYNFVRSLLPYKEVKFIDLSKTLTKGDRTQILHSQLERFSPNTVFSKVEQLALKGKNHSLGYPEICVLFSRCSDFQNVGPIVFCNRPLQHLRMHLEDMHNSEDNEKFLMLAYISLNQMEINVNAPNGRLFKILRSCRPGTSEDNINETANDSNSGTNNEDRNREYFTSLLLKEFVVREADTSKYRLQHEVLKRMVLIVFGTYHFDKLLQHSNQEELKGLIEEKNTHYNQFLQEERKPVLEIKKEHWKQYQAKISLK, encoded by the exons ATGACGGGAGATGAACA agtttcTAAAGATAATGTCCTACCGCTTCTATGGATCCTTGTTGGAGTGgtattaatattcatttgtcTTCTTTTCATTGCCTGGCGTGTTGTGTGGCGAATTCGGCGAAATTTCACGAGAA CTTCAGAGGAGCCTTTCTACAAATCAGCAGCGTTTCATAAAGGAgtaaattttttagaaaatggtGGAAAATTACTTTGTTTGGTAGGACAGTGGGGGTCTGGAAAAACGTCCACAGCTAAACAAGTGTACATATCTGTCACCAATACACATCcaattattatacaaaattcttCAACATTCGATGTTGGTAATCAACCCGTTATCTTTGATGGAGCGATTTTAAAGGAAATAACGAACGTTGAAAAGGATCAGTTAGGGGAAAAAATAAAgacattatttgaaaatatgtcaCACTCTGGGACACAACCATTCATAATCATTACACTGGATGAAGATATGgaacatttatataatttcgTCAGGTCTCTTTTACCATACAAGGAGGTGAAGTTTATAGATCTTTCAAAAACGTTAACAAAAGGGGATCGTACTCAAATATTGCACTCACAACTTGAACGTTTCAGTCCAAATACAGTTTTCAGTAAAGTTGAACAGCTAGCGTTAAAAGGTAAGAACCATTCATTAGGATATCCagaaatatgtgttttgttttcaagATGTAGTGATTTCCAAAATGTCGGTCCAATTGTATTTTGTAATCGTCCTCTACAACATCTAAGGATGCATCTAGAGGACATGCATAATTCAGAAGATAATGAAAAGTTTCTGATGTTGGCTTACATAAGTCTTAATCAAATGGAGATAAATGTCAACGCTCCAAACGGCAGGTTGTTTAAAATACTAAGGTCATGCCGCCCTGGTACCAGTGAGGATAATATCAATGAAACTGCAAATGATTCAAACTCTGGAACTAACAATGAAGATAGAAATAGAGAATATTTTACATCTTTACTATTGAAGGAGTTTGTGGTCAGGGAAGCAGATACATCAAAATACAGATTACAACATGAAGTTTTAAAGAGAATGGTTCTAATCGTGTTTGGAACCTATCACTTTGATAAACTGCTTCAACATTCCAATCAAGAAGAATTAAAGGGATTGATTGAAGAGAAAAACACTCATTACAATCAATTTCTCCAAGAAGAAAGAAAACCTGTTTTAGAGATAAAGAAAGAACATTGGAAACAATATCAAgcaaaaataagtttaaaataa